The sequence ATCGTATCCCCTGAGAGTCCTGCGGCTAAAGCGGGTCTGAAAGCACATGATGTGATTACCAAGTTGGGTGGTGATGAGATCAAGGGCATGGATGATCTTCGCGCTGCTATCGCCAAGCATAAAGCTGGCGAAGAGGTGGATGTGGATATTATCAGTGGCGGCAAGGTGAATCAGGTCAAGGTGACTCTTGGCGAAAGGCCAGCCAATCTACCGATGATACAGCCAAGAGCTGGTTTCGGAGCGCCTAGGGGCCGTTTTATTGATCCTAATAATTTGCCTCAAGGAATGTTCCAAGGTCTGGAGGATGCTGAGGCCAAGAGGCTGCAAGATTTGATGCGTAATCAAATGCAGCAGATGCGCCAGCAAATGCAGATGCTAGAGCTCGATGTGCAGCCCGGTCAACAAGGGGCTGACGTGAAGCGCTTCCATCTGAACCTGCAAGATCTCATGAAGAATGGTAATGCCAAGTTTGGAGGGTCTATCACCATGGCTGATGAGCAAGGTAGTGTATCTCTCAAAATGACTGATGACGGCAAGGAAGTCGAAGTGAAGGACAAAAATGGCAAGCTACTCTATGCCGGCCCTTACGAGACTGATATCGATAAAGAAGCCGTGCCTGATGAGATTCGCGAACGCATCGACCGTCTTGGCGTGGAGAATAACTTCAAGGGAGGTCTTCGTATGCGTCTGAATGGCAAAGAGCTTTTCGAAGACGAGTAATTTCTCTTCCTTTGGTTTGTGTATAAAAAATCCTCGATCTGGTAGATCGAGG is a genomic window of Rubritalea squalenifaciens DSM 18772 containing:
- a CDS encoding S1C family serine protease, with amino-acid sequence MKQILTLTGMTGLALSSSLFAIERPTPVEAPKESGVQVEAPGQKEAIEMPKAKEQQAAAWLGIAGSPVSETLASHIGTKLGVGITLDIVSPESPAAKAGLKAHDVITKLGGDEIKGMDDLRAAIAKHKAGEEVDVDIISGGKVNQVKVTLGERPANLPMIQPRAGFGAPRGRFIDPNNLPQGMFQGLEDAEAKRLQDLMRNQMQQMRQQMQMLELDVQPGQQGADVKRFHLNLQDLMKNGNAKFGGSITMADEQGSVSLKMTDDGKEVEVKDKNGKLLYAGPYETDIDKEAVPDEIRERIDRLGVENNFKGGLRMRLNGKELFEDE